Proteins from a single region of Dama dama isolate Ldn47 chromosome 14, ASM3311817v1, whole genome shotgun sequence:
- the ACAP3 gene encoding arf-GAP with coiled-coil, ANK repeat and PH domain-containing protein 3 isoform X1, producing MTVEFEECIKDSPRFRATIDEVETDVVEIEAKLDKLVKLCSSMIEAGKAYVTTNRLFVSGVRDLSQQCQGDTVISECLQRFGDSLQEMVTYHMILFDQAQRSVRQQLHNFVKEDVRKFKETKKQFDKVREDMELSLVRNAQAPRHRPHEVEEATGALILARKCFRHLALDYVLQINVLQAKKKFEILDSMLSFMHAQYSFFQQGYSLLHQLDPYMKKLAAELDQLVIDSAVEKREMERKHAAIQQRDFSYDEPKVEFDVDAPSGVVMEGYLFKRASNAFKTWNRRWFSIQNSQLVYQKKLKDVLTVVVDDLRLCSVKPCEDVERRFCFEVVSPTKSCMLQADSEKLRQAWVQAVQASIASAYRESPDSCYSERLDRTASPSTSSIDSATDSRERSVKGESVLQRVQNVAGNSQCGDCGQPDPRWASINLGVLLCIECSGIHRSLGVHCSKVRSLTLDSWEPELLKLMCELGNSTVNRIYEAQCEGPGSKKPTASSPRQDKEAWIKDKYVEKKFVRRPPSAPAREAPQRWRVQKCQRHHSSPRAPAPRRSKVRMEPVLPSVAALCSGSVEPRFRRDSLFCPDELDSLFSYFDAGAAAAGPRSLSSDSGLGGSSDGSSDVLAFGVGSVVDRVAEEEGAESEESSGEADGEGEAWGLADVRELHPGLLAHRAARTRDLPALAAALAHGAEVNWADAEDEGKTPLVQAVLGGSLIICEFLLQNGADVNQRDSHGRAPLHHATLLGRTGQVCLFLKRGADQHALDHAQQDPLSIAVQEANADIVTLLRLARMAEEMREAEAPSGQPGPLAGSSPTELQYRRCIQEFISLHLDES from the exons GGCAACTATCGATGAGGTGGAAACGGACGTGGTTGAGATCGAGGCCAAACTGGACAAG CTGGTGAAGTTATGTAGCAGCATGATCGAGGCAGGAAAGGCCTACGTCACCACCAACAGACTCTTCGTGAGTGGCGTCCGCGACCTGTCCCAGCAGTGCCAGGGCGACACTGTTATATCG gaaTGTCTGCAGAGGTTTGGAGACAGCCTGCAGGAGATGGTCACCTACCACATG ATTCTGTTTGACCAGGCCCAGAGGTCTGTGCGGCAGCAGCTCCACAACTTCGTCAAAGA GGATGTGCGGAAGTTCAAGGAGACCAAGAAGCAGTTTGACAAGGTTCGGGAGGACATGGAGCTGTCACTGGTGAGGAATGCCCAGGCCCCGAGGCACCGGCCCCACGAGGTGGAGGAGGCTACGGGTGCCCTGATCCTTGCCCGAAAGTGTTTCCGCCACCTGGCACTGGACTATGTGCTCCAG ATCAATGTCCTCCAGGCTAAGAAGAAGTTTGAGATTCTGGATTCT ATGCTGTCCTTCATGCATGCCCAGTACAGCTTCTTCCAGCAGGGCTACAGCCTGCTGCACCAATTGGACCCCTACATGAAGAAGCTTGCGGCCGAG CTGGACCAGTTGGTGATCGACTCGGCAGTGGAGAAGCGGGAGATGGAGCGCAAACATGCTGCCATCCAACAACGG GACTTCTCCTACGATGAGCCCAAGGTGGAGTTTGACGTGGATGCACCCAGTGGGGTAGTGATGGAAGGCTACCTCTTCAAGAGGGCCAGCAATGCCTTCAAGACGTGGAACAG GCGCTGGTTCTCCATCCAGAACAGCCAGCTGGTCTACCAGAAGAAGCTCAAG GATGTGCTGACCGTGGTAGTGGACGACCTCCGGCTCTGCTCTGTGAAGCCCTGTGAGGACGTCGAGCGGAGGTTCTGCTTTGAGGTCGTGTCGCCCACCAA GAGCTGCATGTTGCAGGCTGACTCAGAGAAACTACGGCAGGCCTGGGTTCAGGCGGTGCAAGCCAGCATTGCCTCTGCCTATCGGGAGAGCCCTGACAGCTGCTACAGTGAG AGGCTGGACCGCACAGCGTCCCCGTCCACAAGCAGCATTGACTCTGCCACGGACTCTCGGGAACGCAGCGTCAAGGGTGAGAGCGTGCTGCAGCGGGTGCAGAACGTGGCCGGCAACAGCCAGTGTGGTGACTGCGGCCAACCTGACCCGCGCTGGGCCAGCATCAACCTGGGTGTGCTGCTCTGCATCGAGTGCTCAGGCATCCACAG GAGCCTGGGCGTCCACTGCTCCAAGGTGCGGTCCCTGACCCTGGACTCGTGGGAACCGGAGCTGCTGAAG CTGATGTGTGAGCTTGGAAACAGCACCGTGAACCGGATCTACGAGGCCCAGTGTGAGGGGCCGGGCAGCAAGAAGCCCACAGCCAGCAGCCCCAG acaggacaaggaggcctggatcAAGGACAAATATGTGGAAAAGAAGTTTGTGCGGAGGCCACCCTCGGCACCAGCCCGGGAGGCCCCACAGCGCTGGAGGGTGCAGAAGTGCCAGCGCCACCACAGCTCCCCCCGAGCCCCTGCCCCCCGCCGCAGCAAAGTCCGGATGGAGCCCGTTCTGCCCTCTGTGGCTGCCCTGTGCTCAG GCTCCGTGGAGCCCAGGTTCCGCAGGGACTCGCTCTTCTGCCCGGACGAGCTGGACTCCCTTTTCTCCTACTTCGATGCAGGGGCTGCTGCGGCCGGCCCACGCA GTCTGAGCAGCGACAGCGGCTTAGGGGGCAGCTCCGACGGCAGCTCAGATGTCTTGGCCTTCGGCGTGGGCTCTGTGGTGGACCGCGTCGCTGAGGAAG AGGGTGCAGAGTCGGAGGAGTCCAGCGGCGAGGCGGACGGAGAGGGGGAGGCCTGGGGCCTGGCAGACGTGCGTGAGCTGCACCCGGGGCTGCTGGCGCACCGCGCGGCGCGCACCCGCGACCTTCCCGCCCTGGCGGCGGCGCTGGCACACGGGGCGGAGGTCAACTGGGCTGACGCGGAGGACGAGGGAAAGACACCGCTGGTGCAGGCCGTGCTGGGG GGCTCCCTGATCATCTGTGAATTCCTCCTGCAAAACGGAGCGGACGTGAACCAAAGAGACAGCCACGGCCGGGCTCCGCTCCACCACGCCACGCTCCTTGGCCGTACTGG CCAGGTCTGCCTGTTCTTGAAGAGGGGGGCGGACCAGCACGCCTTGGACCACGCTCAGCAGGACCCATTGAGCATTGCGGTGCAGGAAGCAAACGCCGACATCGTCACGCT GCTCCGTCTGGCGCGCATGGCCGAGGAGATGCGTGAGGCTGAGGCGCCTTCTGGCCAGCCGGGTCCTCTGGCCGGCAGCAGCCCCACTGAGCTCCAGTACCGCAGGTGCATCCAGGAGTTTATCAGCCTTCACCTGGACGAGAGCTAG
- the ACAP3 gene encoding arf-GAP with coiled-coil, ANK repeat and PH domain-containing protein 3 isoform X2, with protein MIEAGKAYVTTNRLFVSGVRDLSQQCQGDTVISECLQRFGDSLQEMVTYHMILFDQAQRSVRQQLHNFVKEDVRKFKETKKQFDKVREDMELSLVRNAQAPRHRPHEVEEATGALILARKCFRHLALDYVLQINVLQAKKKFEILDSMLSFMHAQYSFFQQGYSLLHQLDPYMKKLAAELDQLVIDSAVEKREMERKHAAIQQRDFSYDEPKVEFDVDAPSGVVMEGYLFKRASNAFKTWNRRWFSIQNSQLVYQKKLKDVLTVVVDDLRLCSVKPCEDVERRFCFEVVSPTKSCMLQADSEKLRQAWVQAVQASIASAYRESPDSCYSERLDRTASPSTSSIDSATDSRERSVKGESVLQRVQNVAGNSQCGDCGQPDPRWASINLGVLLCIECSGIHRSLGVHCSKVRSLTLDSWEPELLKLMCELGNSTVNRIYEAQCEGPGSKKPTASSPRQDKEAWIKDKYVEKKFVRRPPSAPAREAPQRWRVQKCQRHHSSPRAPAPRRSKVRMEPVLPSVAALCSGSVEPRFRRDSLFCPDELDSLFSYFDAGAAAAGPRSLSSDSGLGGSSDGSSDVLAFGVGSVVDRVAEEEGAESEESSGEADGEGEAWGLADVRELHPGLLAHRAARTRDLPALAAALAHGAEVNWADAEDEGKTPLVQAVLGGSLIICEFLLQNGADVNQRDSHGRAPLHHATLLGRTGQVCLFLKRGADQHALDHAQQDPLSIAVQEANADIVTLLRLARMAEEMREAEAPSGQPGPLAGSSPTELQYRRCIQEFISLHLDES; from the exons ATGATCGAGGCAGGAAAGGCCTACGTCACCACCAACAGACTCTTCGTGAGTGGCGTCCGCGACCTGTCCCAGCAGTGCCAGGGCGACACTGTTATATCG gaaTGTCTGCAGAGGTTTGGAGACAGCCTGCAGGAGATGGTCACCTACCACATG ATTCTGTTTGACCAGGCCCAGAGGTCTGTGCGGCAGCAGCTCCACAACTTCGTCAAAGA GGATGTGCGGAAGTTCAAGGAGACCAAGAAGCAGTTTGACAAGGTTCGGGAGGACATGGAGCTGTCACTGGTGAGGAATGCCCAGGCCCCGAGGCACCGGCCCCACGAGGTGGAGGAGGCTACGGGTGCCCTGATCCTTGCCCGAAAGTGTTTCCGCCACCTGGCACTGGACTATGTGCTCCAG ATCAATGTCCTCCAGGCTAAGAAGAAGTTTGAGATTCTGGATTCT ATGCTGTCCTTCATGCATGCCCAGTACAGCTTCTTCCAGCAGGGCTACAGCCTGCTGCACCAATTGGACCCCTACATGAAGAAGCTTGCGGCCGAG CTGGACCAGTTGGTGATCGACTCGGCAGTGGAGAAGCGGGAGATGGAGCGCAAACATGCTGCCATCCAACAACGG GACTTCTCCTACGATGAGCCCAAGGTGGAGTTTGACGTGGATGCACCCAGTGGGGTAGTGATGGAAGGCTACCTCTTCAAGAGGGCCAGCAATGCCTTCAAGACGTGGAACAG GCGCTGGTTCTCCATCCAGAACAGCCAGCTGGTCTACCAGAAGAAGCTCAAG GATGTGCTGACCGTGGTAGTGGACGACCTCCGGCTCTGCTCTGTGAAGCCCTGTGAGGACGTCGAGCGGAGGTTCTGCTTTGAGGTCGTGTCGCCCACCAA GAGCTGCATGTTGCAGGCTGACTCAGAGAAACTACGGCAGGCCTGGGTTCAGGCGGTGCAAGCCAGCATTGCCTCTGCCTATCGGGAGAGCCCTGACAGCTGCTACAGTGAG AGGCTGGACCGCACAGCGTCCCCGTCCACAAGCAGCATTGACTCTGCCACGGACTCTCGGGAACGCAGCGTCAAGGGTGAGAGCGTGCTGCAGCGGGTGCAGAACGTGGCCGGCAACAGCCAGTGTGGTGACTGCGGCCAACCTGACCCGCGCTGGGCCAGCATCAACCTGGGTGTGCTGCTCTGCATCGAGTGCTCAGGCATCCACAG GAGCCTGGGCGTCCACTGCTCCAAGGTGCGGTCCCTGACCCTGGACTCGTGGGAACCGGAGCTGCTGAAG CTGATGTGTGAGCTTGGAAACAGCACCGTGAACCGGATCTACGAGGCCCAGTGTGAGGGGCCGGGCAGCAAGAAGCCCACAGCCAGCAGCCCCAG acaggacaaggaggcctggatcAAGGACAAATATGTGGAAAAGAAGTTTGTGCGGAGGCCACCCTCGGCACCAGCCCGGGAGGCCCCACAGCGCTGGAGGGTGCAGAAGTGCCAGCGCCACCACAGCTCCCCCCGAGCCCCTGCCCCCCGCCGCAGCAAAGTCCGGATGGAGCCCGTTCTGCCCTCTGTGGCTGCCCTGTGCTCAG GCTCCGTGGAGCCCAGGTTCCGCAGGGACTCGCTCTTCTGCCCGGACGAGCTGGACTCCCTTTTCTCCTACTTCGATGCAGGGGCTGCTGCGGCCGGCCCACGCA GTCTGAGCAGCGACAGCGGCTTAGGGGGCAGCTCCGACGGCAGCTCAGATGTCTTGGCCTTCGGCGTGGGCTCTGTGGTGGACCGCGTCGCTGAGGAAG AGGGTGCAGAGTCGGAGGAGTCCAGCGGCGAGGCGGACGGAGAGGGGGAGGCCTGGGGCCTGGCAGACGTGCGTGAGCTGCACCCGGGGCTGCTGGCGCACCGCGCGGCGCGCACCCGCGACCTTCCCGCCCTGGCGGCGGCGCTGGCACACGGGGCGGAGGTCAACTGGGCTGACGCGGAGGACGAGGGAAAGACACCGCTGGTGCAGGCCGTGCTGGGG GGCTCCCTGATCATCTGTGAATTCCTCCTGCAAAACGGAGCGGACGTGAACCAAAGAGACAGCCACGGCCGGGCTCCGCTCCACCACGCCACGCTCCTTGGCCGTACTGG CCAGGTCTGCCTGTTCTTGAAGAGGGGGGCGGACCAGCACGCCTTGGACCACGCTCAGCAGGACCCATTGAGCATTGCGGTGCAGGAAGCAAACGCCGACATCGTCACGCT GCTCCGTCTGGCGCGCATGGCCGAGGAGATGCGTGAGGCTGAGGCGCCTTCTGGCCAGCCGGGTCCTCTGGCCGGCAGCAGCCCCACTGAGCTCCAGTACCGCAGGTGCATCCAGGAGTTTATCAGCCTTCACCTGGACGAGAGCTAG
- the SCNN1D gene encoding amiloride-sensitive sodium channel subunit delta, whose translation MQAEGTGQTVGGGPGTWTCSQAPPPTLPKEERGERLVELHTSFRELVTFFCTNSTIHGTIRLVCSSQNRLKTASWGLLLAGALGVLYWQFALLFEQYWRYPVIMTVSVHSERKLFPSVTLCDMNPHRPHLARHHLRVLDDFARENIYSLYQFNFSDSRDALGAEVPGPEPAFQLDRRIRLQRLRPLDGQNRVGFKLCNSTGGDCVQQAYSSGMVAAQEWYRFHYINILALLPTAHEDSHGSHFVFSCRYDDRDCHAQHFQTSHHPTYGSCYTFNSVWATHRPGVTHRISLVLRAEQQDHLPLLSTKAGIKVMIHPQDHTPFLEHQGFSIRPGTETTIDIREDEVHRLGSPYGQCMDSTGSVDVQLLYNTSYTRQACLVSCFQQLMVQTCSCGYFFYPLPAGAEYCSYMRHPAWGHCFHHLYQKLKTHQLPCTTRCPQPCRESSYKLSAGTSRWPSSTSADWVLAVLGETSRRNPWPPSASIKSWPLPLPSSPSRACTEGPTSRSRAQPLSPVPCPRISLAKVNIFYQELNYRMVNETPVYSVSQLLSAMGSLWSLWLGSSVLSVVEVLELLLDAMALTLLLCCRWLRGSQGQPRAATRVPPLSQRPTSGPVAAGTTSNAPGPGCLRLPRCCRDFSRSLG comes from the exons ATGCAGGCTGAAGGCACGGGCCAAACAGTGGGCGGGGGGCCAGGAACCTGGACGTGTTCCCAGGCACCCCCACCGACACTGCCCAAGGAAGAACGTGGAGAGAGGCTGGTAGAGCTGCACACCTCCTTCAGGGAGCTGGTCACCTTCTTCTGCACCAACTCCACTATCCACGGCACCATCCGCCTTGTCTGCTCCAGCCAGAACCGCCTCAAGACGGCCTCCTGGGGGCTACTGCTGGCAGGAGCCCTGGGCGTACTCTACTGGCAGTTCGCGCTCCTCTTCGAGCAGTACTGGCGTTACCCGGTCATCATGACAGTGTCCGTGCACTCGGAGCGCAAGCTCTTCCCATCAGTCACTCTGTGCGACATGAACCCACACCG gccaCACTTAGCCCGCCACCATCTGCGGGTTTTGGATGACTTTGCCCGGGAGAACATCTACTCCCTATATCAGTTCAACTTTAGTGACAGCAGGGACGCCCTGGGGGCCGAGGTCCCAGGTCCAGAGCCCGCCTTCCAGCTGGACCGTAGGATCCGCCTGCAGAGGCTGAGACCCTTGGATGGCCAGAACAGAGTGGGCTTCAAACTG TGTAACAGCACTGGAGGCGACTGTGTTCAGCAAGCCTACTCCTCCGGCATGGTAGCCGCCCAGGAGTGGTACCGCTTCCACTACATAAACATCCTGGCCCTGCTGCCCACTGCCCATGAGGACAGCCACGGCAGCCACTTTGTCTTCTCCTGCCGCTACGACGACCGGGACTGCCATGCCCA GCACTTCCAGACATCCCACCACCCCACCTACGGCAGCTGCTACACCTTcaacagtgtctgggccacacacCGGCCGGGCGTCACCCACA GGATCAGCCTGGTCCTCAGGGCTGAGCAGCAGGACCACCTCCCTCTGCTGTCCACGAAGGCCGGCATCAAGGTCATGATCCATCCACAAGACCACACGCCCTTCCTGGAGCATCAGGGCTTCAGCATCCGGCCAGGGACGGAGACCACCATCGACATCCGTGAG GATGAGGTGCACCGGCTCGGGAGCCCCTATGGGCAGTGCATGGACAGCACAGGCAGCGTGGACGTGCAGCTACTGTACAACACCTCCTATACCAGGCAG GCCTGCCTGGTCTCCTGCTTTCAGCAGCTGATGGTGCAGACCTGCTCCTGCGGCTACTTCTTCTACCCTCTGCCGGCGGGGGCCGAGTACTGCAGCTACATGCGGCACCCAGCCTGGG GTCACTGCTTCCACCACCTCTACCAGAAACTGAAGACCCATCAGCTTCCCTGCACCACCCGATGCCCGCAGCCTTGCAG GGAGTCGTCGTACAAGCTCTCTGCTGGGACCTCCAGATGGCCTTCCTCCACATCAGCC GACTGGgtcctggctgtgctgggtgagaCAAGCCGACGGAACCCATGGCCACCTTCTGCTTCCATCAAGTCCTGGCCGCTGCCCCTGCCCTCCTCGCCCTCCAGGGCCTGCACAGAAGGCCCCACCAGCAGGTCTAGGGCTCAGCCCCTCTCACCTGTGCCCTGCCCCAGGATCAGCCTGGCCAAGGTGAACATTTTCTATCAGGAGCTCAACTACCGCATGGTGAACGAGACACCGGTCTACTCG GTGTCACAGCTGCTCTCAGCCATGGGCAGCCTCTGGAGCCTGTGGCTTGGCTCCTCCGTCCTCTCGGTCGTGGAGGTGCTAGAGCTGCTGCTGGACGCCATGGCTCTCACCCTGCTGCTGTGCTGCCGCTGGCTCCGTGGGTCTCAGGGCCAGCCCAGGGCGGCCACGAGGGTGCCCCCTCTAAGCCAGAGGCCAACCAGTGGACCAGTGGCTGCAGGCACAACATCGAATGCCCCGGGACCTGGCTGCCTTCGCCTCCCACGATGCTGCCGGGACTTTAGCAGGAGTCTTGGCTGA